Proteins encoded in a region of the Agromyces protaetiae genome:
- a CDS encoding O-methyltransferase, translating to MSEHDLNWKYVDESVVEHDVVVRARQQSLELGVDPVSPATAAQLAVIAAATRAESIIEVGTGLGVSGLSLLLAARGAMLTSIDTETEYQQHARQHFADAGIAPARVRLIAGRAGEVLPRMNEASYDIVFVDADAANVIEYVEHGLRLAKAKGSVMVAHALWRGRVADPARRDESATAFRTLIAELQASAAVATAISPAGDGLLQIVKLGA from the coding sequence GTGTCCGAACACGACCTGAACTGGAAGTACGTCGACGAGTCCGTCGTCGAACACGACGTCGTCGTGCGCGCACGGCAGCAATCGCTCGAACTCGGGGTCGACCCGGTCTCGCCCGCCACCGCCGCGCAGCTCGCCGTCATCGCTGCCGCGACCCGCGCGGAATCGATCATCGAGGTCGGCACGGGCCTCGGAGTGTCGGGGCTCTCGCTCCTGCTCGCCGCGCGCGGCGCGATGCTCACCTCGATCGACACCGAGACCGAGTACCAGCAGCACGCCCGCCAGCACTTCGCCGACGCCGGCATCGCCCCGGCCCGGGTCCGGCTCATCGCCGGCCGCGCCGGCGAAGTCCTGCCGCGCATGAACGAGGCGTCCTACGACATCGTGTTCGTCGACGCCGATGCCGCGAACGTGATCGAGTACGTCGAGCACGGGCTGCGCCTCGCCAAGGCGAAGGGCAGCGTCATGGTCGCGCACGCGCTCTGGCGCGGACGTGTGGCCGACCCCGCCAGGCGCGACGAATCGGCGACCGCGTTCCGCACGCTGATCGCCGAGCTTCAGGCCTCCGCGGCCGTCGCCACGGCGATCTCGCCCGCGGGCGACGGACTCCTGCAGATCGTCAAGCTGGGGGCGTGA
- a CDS encoding twin-arginine translocase TatA/TatE family subunit, with protein MFGLTFEKLLIIGVIAVFLLGPERLPYYAGKLGQLVRSLRDLANGAKDRMREEMGPDFDDVDWKKLDPRQYDPRRIIREALTDADPFAEPERPVVARSVNQDSAYLQRKRAREPLGAGETAPFDSEAT; from the coding sequence GTGTTCGGTCTGACGTTCGAGAAGCTCCTCATCATCGGGGTGATCGCCGTCTTCCTGCTCGGGCCCGAACGCCTGCCGTACTACGCGGGCAAGCTGGGCCAGCTCGTCAGGTCGCTGCGCGATCTCGCGAACGGGGCGAAGGATCGAATGCGCGAGGAGATGGGCCCCGACTTCGACGACGTCGACTGGAAGAAGCTCGACCCGCGCCAGTACGACCCCCGCCGGATCATCCGCGAGGCGCTGACCGACGCCGACCCGTTCGCCGAGCCCGAGCGCCCGGTCGTGGCACGCTCGGTGAATCAGGACTCGGCCTACCTGCAACGCAAGCGGGCCCGTGAGCCCCTCGGCGCCGGGGAGACCGCTCCGTTCGACTCCGAAGCCACCTGA
- a CDS encoding succinic semialdehyde dehydrogenase, giving the protein MRAQTASPDLFASLIDDVVASGSATITVSSPRTGEPHHELPRSSADDVRDAIARGRLMQVAWARAGFAHRRRVLLRAHDLLLERADQLLDLIQIESGKTRGQALEEVYQAASVTRYNALEAPRALRGRRVRGGLPLLVSTRVKYRPKGVAGVITPWNYALSLAAMDVVPALAAGCAVVQKADDQGALSILALRRAFIDAGVPEALWAVVTGEASEAGEALTDDVDYVCFTGSTATGRRIAEKAGRRLVGASLELGGKNPMLVLDDVDPARAAADAAYACFAAMGQLCVSIERIYVHRRVAGPFIAALVARLSSARLGNALDYSSDYGSLASAAQLERVRAHLDDAIEKGATVLVGGEPRPEVGPWAFAPTLLTGVTPEMRVYGEETFGAIASVYIVDSDEEAVLAANASDYGLNASVLTRSPARARRIADALAAGSVNIGEGYRGSFSSVAAPMGGIKASGLGRRNGPEGLRRFVDPVTVSHATGLMQLPRTGAEFRSLAGPFLLLARVLRAVRRA; this is encoded by the coding sequence ATGCGAGCCCAGACGGCCTCACCCGACCTGTTCGCGAGCCTCATCGACGACGTCGTCGCGTCGGGCTCGGCGACCATCACCGTATCGTCGCCGCGCACGGGCGAGCCGCACCACGAACTGCCGCGCTCGAGCGCGGACGACGTGCGCGACGCGATCGCGCGGGGCCGGCTCATGCAGGTCGCCTGGGCGCGGGCCGGGTTCGCGCACCGGCGACGAGTGCTCCTCCGAGCGCATGATCTCCTGCTCGAGCGTGCCGACCAGCTGCTCGACCTGATCCAGATCGAGAGCGGCAAGACCCGCGGGCAGGCACTCGAAGAGGTCTACCAGGCCGCCTCCGTCACGCGCTACAACGCGCTCGAGGCACCCCGCGCGCTGCGCGGCCGGCGTGTGCGGGGCGGACTGCCACTGCTCGTCTCGACCCGGGTCAAGTACCGGCCGAAGGGCGTCGCCGGCGTCATCACGCCGTGGAACTATGCGCTGAGTCTCGCCGCGATGGACGTGGTGCCGGCGCTCGCCGCCGGGTGCGCCGTCGTGCAGAAGGCCGACGATCAGGGGGCGCTGTCGATCCTCGCGCTGCGCCGGGCGTTCATCGACGCGGGCGTCCCCGAGGCGCTGTGGGCGGTGGTGACCGGCGAGGCGTCCGAGGCCGGCGAGGCGCTCACCGACGACGTCGACTACGTCTGCTTCACCGGGTCGACCGCGACCGGGCGCCGGATCGCCGAGAAGGCCGGGCGCCGGCTCGTCGGGGCCTCGCTCGAGCTCGGTGGCAAGAACCCGATGCTCGTGCTCGACGATGTCGACCCCGCGCGGGCCGCGGCCGACGCCGCCTACGCGTGCTTCGCCGCCATGGGGCAGCTCTGCGTCTCGATCGAGCGCATCTATGTGCATCGCCGCGTCGCCGGGCCGTTCATCGCCGCCCTCGTCGCCCGCCTGTCATCGGCGCGCCTGGGGAACGCCCTCGACTACTCGAGCGACTACGGCTCGCTCGCGAGCGCCGCGCAGCTCGAGCGGGTGCGTGCACACCTCGACGACGCGATCGAGAAAGGCGCGACCGTGCTGGTCGGCGGCGAGCCGCGGCCCGAGGTCGGTCCGTGGGCCTTCGCCCCGACCCTGCTCACGGGTGTCACCCCCGAGATGCGGGTGTACGGCGAAGAGACCTTCGGTGCGATCGCCTCCGTCTACATCGTCGACAGCGACGAGGAGGCCGTGCTCGCCGCCAACGCGAGCGACTACGGGCTCAACGCCTCGGTGCTCACGAGATCGCCGGCTCGAGCCCGGCGCATCGCCGACGCGTTGGCGGCGGGCAGCGTCAACATCGGCGAGGGCTACCGCGGATCGTTCTCGTCGGTCGCCGCGCCGATGGGCGGCATCAAGGCCTCGGGCCTCGGGCGCCGCAACGGGCCAGAGGGCCTCCGCCGGTTCGTCGACCCCGTCACGGTGTCGCACGCGACCGGGCTGATGCAGCTCCCCCGGACGGGCGCGGAGTTCCGCAGCCTCGCCGGCCCGTTCCTGCTGCTCGCGCGCGTGCTCCGCGCGGTTCGCCGCGCCTGA
- a CDS encoding MFS transporter, translated as MTATERALRRGVVARYAIGSIGTGGFATLPGLVLVYYLTDTLGVAAIVAGLVVTGAKVWDVLIDPFIGQRSDRALARTGTRRTWMVVGAIALPVGFVLTFAVPAGLAPEASAVWVLVAFLATATAFSMFQVPYLALPAELTPDYDERTRLLTWRVVVLTLAILAFGAGGPEIRGAFADEHAGYLVMALIAGIVIGVGMLVATTTAGRRSASGSRPVADATVTDATSEPAPGGRLRDGYREGFAALARSAPFRALLGAFVLQGLATGGMLAGAQYVATWVLRSEGAVTLLFVALIAPAVACAPLWALVARRLGKERGFAIASGVFAVAAFSLVLLLLWPGPWVYLPVAVAGAAYAGMQSLPMAMLPDVISLDAARHGADRAGSFSGVWTAGETAGMALGSTLLTVVLAATGYVSSAGSAVVEQGPAAIVGIVLSFSLLPALLVVASLAVLRRYRLRRSDIDALAEPTTTEATR; from the coding sequence ATGACCGCAACGGAGCGTGCTCTTCGGCGCGGCGTCGTCGCCAGGTACGCGATCGGCTCGATCGGCACCGGCGGGTTCGCGACGCTGCCCGGCCTCGTCCTCGTGTACTACCTCACCGACACGCTCGGCGTGGCCGCCATCGTGGCCGGCCTCGTCGTGACCGGGGCGAAGGTGTGGGACGTCCTGATCGACCCGTTCATCGGCCAGCGCAGCGATCGCGCCCTGGCCCGCACGGGCACGCGTCGCACCTGGATGGTCGTCGGCGCGATCGCGCTGCCCGTGGGGTTCGTGCTCACGTTCGCGGTGCCTGCAGGGCTCGCGCCCGAGGCATCCGCCGTCTGGGTCCTCGTGGCGTTCCTCGCGACGGCGACCGCGTTCAGCATGTTCCAGGTGCCGTATCTCGCGCTGCCGGCCGAGCTCACGCCGGACTATGACGAGCGGACGCGCCTGCTGACCTGGCGGGTCGTCGTGCTCACGCTCGCGATCCTCGCGTTCGGCGCGGGCGGGCCCGAGATCCGCGGCGCGTTCGCCGACGAACACGCCGGATACCTCGTGATGGCGCTCATCGCGGGCATCGTGATCGGCGTGGGCATGCTCGTCGCGACGACCACCGCGGGCCGGCGCTCGGCGAGCGGGTCGCGCCCCGTGGCGGATGCGACGGTCACGGATGCCACGTCGGAACCCGCGCCAGGAGGCCGTCTCCGCGACGGATACCGAGAGGGCTTCGCCGCGCTCGCGCGGAGCGCGCCGTTCCGGGCCTTGCTGGGCGCGTTCGTGCTGCAGGGGCTCGCGACGGGCGGCATGCTCGCCGGTGCGCAGTACGTCGCCACGTGGGTGCTGCGCTCGGAGGGTGCGGTGACCCTGCTCTTCGTGGCGTTGATCGCGCCCGCGGTCGCGTGCGCGCCGCTGTGGGCCCTGGTCGCGCGTCGCCTCGGCAAGGAGCGCGGCTTCGCCATCGCGAGCGGCGTGTTCGCGGTCGCCGCGTTCAGCCTGGTGCTCCTCCTGCTGTGGCCGGGCCCGTGGGTGTACCTGCCCGTCGCCGTGGCCGGCGCCGCGTACGCGGGCATGCAGTCGCTGCCCATGGCGATGCTGCCCGACGTCATCTCGCTCGACGCGGCCCGGCACGGCGCCGATCGCGCGGGGAGCTTCAGCGGCGTGTGGACCGCGGGTGAGACCGCGGGCATGGCGCTCGGCTCGACGCTGCTGACCGTCGTGCTCGCCGCGACCGGGTACGTGTCATCGGCGGGGTCGGCGGTCGTCGAGCAGGGGCCAGCGGCGATCGTGGGCATCGTGCTGAGCTTCAGCCTCCTGCCGGCCCTCCTCGTGGTGGCGAGCCTCGCGGTGCTGCGCCGCTACCGGCTGCGCCGCTCGGACATCGACGCGCTCGCCGAACCCACGACGACGGAGGCCACGCGATGA
- a CDS encoding pyridoxal phosphate-dependent decarboxylase family protein — translation MSDDTNDLRREPSDILAELRALRERDAPTHGGRVLSYVYDPGLAELDELAADAARLVQPVNGLDPTTFTSVAALESRVVGFARDALGGNGDVVGSVTSGGTESCLLAVKTARDAWVAAGGAGQPRLVAPVTVHAAFHKAAHYLGLVLDLVPVDEATGRPRVDEFARRLGADVPLVVVSAPSYPFATLDPIAEVAALAADAGVAVHVDACIGGFALAFWPDPLPPWDLRVPGVTSLSADLHKYGYAPKGVSVLLMRGRDRQRRQYFATTRWPGYPVVNPTMTGSKPAGPLAAAWAIIEALGVEGFRRLTARAAHATGALVAAVGRIEGLRVVGDPVGPLLAVASDERMPPGRRVDPHHWADAATAAGWRLQLQPGLRQADGDPLPRTAHLTVTPVTDAVLDELVPALVRAADEVRGIPPVDGAAVLAALTTGDGGPAGGALSGDVGELSADTAAGLLRVFGLLDGDAGSAGGALPARLAPVLALMETLPPEIAERLLVELLARVVEPG, via the coding sequence ATGAGCGACGACACGAACGACCTCCGCCGTGAGCCGTCCGACATCCTCGCCGAGCTGCGCGCGCTGCGCGAGCGCGACGCGCCCACGCACGGCGGCCGGGTGCTCTCGTATGTGTACGACCCGGGCCTCGCCGAGCTCGACGAGCTCGCGGCCGACGCCGCGCGGCTGGTGCAGCCCGTGAACGGGCTGGACCCGACGACGTTCACGTCGGTCGCGGCGCTCGAGTCACGCGTCGTCGGCTTCGCGCGCGACGCGCTCGGCGGCAACGGCGACGTGGTCGGATCGGTCACGTCCGGTGGCACCGAGAGCTGTCTGCTCGCCGTGAAGACCGCGCGGGACGCGTGGGTCGCGGCCGGCGGAGCCGGGCAACCCAGGCTCGTCGCGCCCGTGACCGTGCACGCGGCGTTCCACAAGGCCGCGCACTACCTCGGGCTCGTGCTCGATCTCGTGCCGGTCGACGAGGCGACGGGCCGGCCGCGGGTCGACGAGTTCGCGCGCCGGCTCGGCGCCGATGTGCCGCTCGTCGTCGTGAGCGCGCCGTCGTACCCGTTCGCGACCCTCGACCCGATCGCCGAGGTCGCCGCGCTCGCCGCGGACGCGGGCGTCGCGGTGCACGTCGACGCGTGCATCGGCGGCTTCGCGCTCGCATTCTGGCCGGACCCGCTGCCGCCGTGGGACCTGCGCGTGCCCGGTGTCACGAGCCTCTCGGCGGACCTGCACAAGTACGGCTACGCGCCGAAGGGCGTCTCGGTGCTGCTCATGCGCGGCCGCGACCGGCAGCGCCGGCAGTACTTCGCGACGACGCGCTGGCCCGGGTATCCGGTCGTGAACCCCACGATGACGGGGTCGAAGCCCGCCGGGCCGCTCGCCGCGGCCTGGGCGATCATCGAGGCGCTCGGCGTCGAGGGCTTCCGCCGTCTCACCGCGCGTGCTGCGCACGCGACCGGCGCGCTGGTCGCGGCGGTCGGCCGCATCGAAGGATTGCGGGTGGTGGGCGATCCGGTCGGTCCGCTGCTGGCGGTCGCGAGCGACGAACGGATGCCTCCCGGCCGGCGTGTCGACCCCCACCATTGGGCGGATGCCGCAACCGCAGCCGGCTGGCGGCTGCAACTGCAGCCCGGCCTCCGCCAGGCCGATGGCGACCCATTGCCGCGCACGGCGCACCTCACCGTGACGCCGGTGACCGATGCTGTGCTCGACGAGCTCGTGCCGGCGCTCGTGCGCGCGGCCGACGAGGTGCGCGGCATCCCGCCGGTCGACGGCGCCGCGGTCCTCGCCGCGCTCACGACCGGCGACGGCGGGCCCGCCGGCGGCGCACTGTCGGGTGACGTGGGCGAGCTGAGCGCCGACACCGCGGCCGGGCTGCTGCGCGTGTTCGGCCTTCTCGACGGTGACGCGGGTTCGGCGGGCGGAGCGCTGCCCGCGCGGCTCGCACCCGTGCTCGCGCTCATGGAGACGCTGCCTCCCGAGATCGCCGAGCGGCTCCTCGTCGAACTGCTCGCACGCGTCGTCGAACCCGGCTGA
- a CDS encoding VOC family protein: protein MGIRLENVGIAVRDLDATIAFFTDLGLTVLGRDTISGEWADTAVGLDGNHARIAVLETPDGQGQLELFEYLHPDAIETEPTLPNEIGMHRVAFSVDDLDEALAIAAKHGCHPLRGVANYEGVYRLTYLRGPSGIIVMLAQKLTP, encoded by the coding sequence ATGGGCATCAGACTGGAGAACGTCGGCATCGCCGTGCGCGACCTCGACGCGACGATCGCCTTCTTCACCGACCTCGGGCTCACGGTGCTCGGCCGCGACACGATCAGCGGCGAGTGGGCCGACACGGCGGTCGGTCTCGACGGCAACCATGCCAGGATCGCGGTGCTCGAGACGCCCGACGGCCAGGGCCAGCTCGAGCTCTTCGAGTACCTCCACCCTGACGCGATCGAGACCGAGCCAACGCTCCCGAACGAGATCGGCATGCACCGCGTCGCGTTCTCGGTCGACGATCTCGACGAGGCGCTCGCGATCGCTGCGAAGCACGGCTGCCACCCGCTCCGCGGCGTCGCGAACTACGAGGGCGTCTATCGGCTCACGTACCTCCGCGGCCCGAGCGGCATCATCGTCATGCTCGCCCAGAAGCTCACCCCCTGA
- a CDS encoding Mrp/NBP35 family ATP-binding protein, which produces MPHPPLPPDELERAVHAALTGVIDPEIRKPITELDMVAGVTAGTDGRVQVGVRLTIVGCPASDRIERDVIAAAESVAGEGNATVELTVMTPEQRAALTERLRGGRAARGNPFGPGTLTRVIAITSGKGGVGKSTLTANLAVALAARGLSVGLVDADVHGFSIPGLLGLIDGHGNAARPTRVDEMILPPVAHGVKVISIGMFVEPSEPGGRSSSVAVAWRGPMLHRTLQQFLTDVYFGDLDVLLVDLPPGTGDVAISLGQLLPNAEVVVVTTPQPAAADVAERSGVVARQTGQHVIGVVENMAAFTGADGALVDLFGSGGGEEVARRLSEGQDVPVPLLATVPLSVALRRGGDDGDPVVVAEPDDPAARAIEAVAARLAVRSRSLRGRPLDVSVR; this is translated from the coding sequence GTGCCGCATCCGCCTCTGCCTCCTGACGAGCTCGAGCGCGCCGTGCACGCCGCGCTGACCGGGGTCATCGACCCCGAGATCCGCAAGCCGATCACCGAGCTCGACATGGTCGCGGGGGTCACGGCCGGCACCGACGGCCGCGTGCAGGTCGGTGTGCGGCTCACGATCGTCGGATGCCCCGCGAGCGACCGCATCGAACGCGACGTGATCGCGGCCGCGGAGTCGGTCGCGGGCGAGGGCAACGCGACCGTCGAGCTCACCGTCATGACGCCCGAGCAGCGCGCCGCGCTCACCGAACGCCTCCGCGGCGGCCGCGCGGCGCGCGGGAATCCGTTCGGACCGGGCACGCTGACGCGCGTGATCGCGATCACCAGCGGCAAGGGCGGCGTCGGGAAGTCGACGCTGACCGCGAACCTCGCGGTGGCGCTCGCCGCCCGAGGACTGTCCGTCGGCTTGGTCGACGCCGACGTGCACGGGTTCTCGATCCCGGGGCTGCTCGGCCTCATCGACGGACACGGCAACGCGGCGCGGCCGACCCGCGTCGACGAGATGATCCTGCCGCCGGTGGCGCACGGCGTGAAGGTCATCTCGATCGGCATGTTCGTCGAACCGTCCGAGCCCGGCGGGCGGTCCTCTTCGGTCGCGGTGGCGTGGCGCGGCCCCATGCTGCATCGCACACTCCAGCAGTTCCTCACCGACGTGTACTTCGGCGACCTCGACGTGCTGCTCGTGGACCTGCCGCCCGGCACCGGCGACGTCGCCATCTCGCTCGGCCAGCTGCTGCCGAACGCGGAGGTCGTCGTGGTCACCACGCCGCAACCCGCCGCGGCCGACGTCGCCGAGCGATCGGGCGTCGTCGCCCGTCAGACGGGGCAGCACGTGATCGGCGTCGTCGAGAACATGGCGGCGTTCACCGGCGCCGACGGCGCCCTCGTCGACCTGTTCGGCTCGGGCGGCGGCGAGGAGGTCGCGCGCCGGCTCTCCGAGGGGCAGGACGTGCCGGTGCCGCTGCTCGCGACGGTGCCGCTCAGCGTCGCGTTGCGCCGCGGCGGCGACGACGGCGACCCGGTCGTCGTGGCCGAGCCCGACGACCCCGCGGCTCGCGCCATCGAAGCGGTCGCTGCGCGGCTCGCGGTGCGGTCGCGCTCACTGCGCGGCCGGCCGCTGGACGTCTCGGTCAGGTGA
- a CDS encoding DUF1003 domain-containing protein: MARADVDDRRFETPKGLRRSAPFRGSGDRDRFGRFTEWVARAMGTPWFLLGLTLFVIFWMVWNTFAPEAWRFDSIELGFIALTLVLSLQASYAAPLILLAQNRQDDRDRVQIEQDRQRAERNLADTEYLAREVVALRLAVKDLASKEFIRAELKAIVEELDRRDEEEGAERAASASAS, from the coding sequence ATGGCACGCGCTGACGTCGACGACCGGCGATTCGAGACCCCGAAGGGACTTCGCCGATCCGCGCCCTTCCGCGGATCGGGCGACCGCGACCGGTTCGGTCGCTTCACGGAGTGGGTCGCGCGCGCCATGGGCACGCCGTGGTTCCTGCTCGGGCTCACGCTGTTCGTCATCTTCTGGATGGTGTGGAACACGTTCGCGCCCGAGGCGTGGCGTTTCGACTCGATCGAACTCGGGTTCATCGCGCTGACCCTGGTGCTCTCGCTGCAGGCGTCGTACGCCGCGCCGCTCATCCTGCTCGCGCAGAACCGGCAGGATGACCGCGACCGTGTGCAGATCGAGCAGGACCGGCAGCGCGCCGAACGCAACCTCGCGGACACCGAGTACCTCGCGCGCGAGGTCGTCGCGCTCCGGCTCGCGGTGAAGGACCTGGCGTCGAAGGAGTTCATCCGTGCCGAGCTGAAGGCGATCGTCGAGGAGCTCGACCGTCGCGACGAGGAAGAGGGCGCCGAGCGTGCCGCATCCGCCTCTGCCTCCTGA
- a CDS encoding magnesium transporter MgtE N-terminal domain-containing protein, translating into MSATRVFVARLAGSAVFDPAGDRVGRVRDVLVVYRKSDPPRVVGLIVEIPGKRRVFLSIGRVTSISGGQVITTGLINLRRFEQRGGEVRLIAEMLGRKVVFNDGSGGATIEDVAIEEREPGEWEVSQLFVRRPKGASPFSKGQSAYVTWREVREAQPKGGEAQSAEQLIATYSELKPADLANTLLDLPPQRRQEVAEELPDDRLADVLEEMPEADQVVILAALGDDRAADVLDQMQPDDAADLIAQLPEERGEHLLELMEPEEAEDVRFLLAYGPDTAGGLMTTEPIILSADATVAEGLAMIRRHDLPPALGAAVCVTLPPYEPPTGRFLGMVHFQRMLRYPPHERLGSLTDQGLEPVRADTSAAEVSRILASYDLVSVPVVDEKHRLVGVVTIDDVLDYLLPDDWRSHPDEHEELTKRATARAQLSTGSIPIPHGRRAGDGTR; encoded by the coding sequence GTGAGCGCCACGAGAGTCTTCGTCGCCCGACTCGCCGGGAGCGCCGTCTTCGACCCCGCCGGGGATCGGGTCGGCCGAGTTCGTGATGTCCTCGTGGTGTATCGAAAGTCCGATCCGCCGCGCGTCGTGGGGCTGATCGTCGAGATCCCCGGCAAGCGGCGTGTGTTCCTCTCGATCGGCCGCGTCACGTCGATCAGCGGCGGTCAGGTCATAACCACCGGGCTGATCAACCTGCGCCGCTTCGAGCAGCGCGGCGGCGAGGTGCGGCTCATCGCCGAGATGCTGGGCCGCAAGGTCGTCTTCAACGACGGTTCGGGCGGCGCCACGATCGAGGACGTCGCGATCGAAGAGCGGGAGCCCGGTGAGTGGGAGGTCTCGCAGCTCTTCGTGCGCCGGCCCAAGGGCGCCTCGCCGTTCTCGAAGGGCCAGTCGGCCTACGTCACCTGGCGCGAGGTCCGTGAGGCGCAGCCGAAGGGCGGTGAGGCGCAGTCCGCCGAGCAGCTCATCGCGACCTACTCGGAGCTGAAGCCCGCCGACCTCGCGAACACCCTGCTCGATCTGCCGCCGCAGCGCCGGCAGGAGGTCGCCGAGGAGCTGCCCGACGACCGGCTCGCCGACGTGCTCGAGGAGATGCCGGAGGCCGACCAGGTCGTGATCCTGGCGGCGCTCGGCGACGACCGTGCGGCCGACGTGCTCGATCAGATGCAGCCCGACGACGCGGCCGACCTTATCGCGCAGCTCCCCGAGGAGCGCGGCGAGCACCTGCTCGAGCTCATGGAGCCCGAAGAGGCCGAAGACGTGCGGTTCCTGCTCGCCTACGGCCCCGACACCGCGGGTGGCCTGATGACGACCGAGCCGATCATCCTGTCGGCCGATGCGACCGTCGCCGAGGGCCTCGCGATGATCCGCCGGCATGACCTGCCGCCGGCACTCGGCGCCGCGGTCTGCGTGACGCTGCCGCCGTATGAGCCGCCGACCGGCCGGTTCCTCGGCATGGTGCACTTCCAGCGGATGCTTCGCTACCCGCCGCACGAGCGGCTCGGTTCGCTCACCGACCAGGGGCTCGAGCCCGTACGCGCCGACACGTCGGCCGCCGAGGTGAGCCGCATCCTCGCAAGCTACGACCTGGTCTCGGTGCCGGTCGTCGACGAGAAGCACCGACTCGTCGGGGTGGTGACGATCGACGACGTACTCGACTACCTCCTGCCAGATGACTGGCGAAGTCATCCCGACGAACACGAGGAGCTGACCAAGCGCGCGACCGCGCGCGCACAGCTCAGCACGGGGAGCATCCCCATTCCGCACGGAAGGAGGGCAGGAGATGGCACGCGCTGA